ACCATAAAGACAATGAATTTGGTGATCGAATTGCCCGAAATCAATTATTGGTTTTAAAACACGAAAGTTATTTTGATAAAGTAAATAATCCTGCTGACGGAAGTTATTATATCGAAACTTTGACTGCACAACTTGCCGAAAAAAGTTTGAATTTATTTAAAGATATTGAAGCTAGCGGCGGATTTTTAAAACTTCTGAACGATGGAACTATCAAAAAGAAAATTCAGGAAAGTGCCGCTAAAGAGCAGGAACTTTTTGATTCAAAAAAAGAAGTTTTGTTAGGAACGAATAAATATCCTAATAAAGACGACAAAATGAAACATGATTTAGAGTTGTTTCCTTTTGTAAAAATAAAACCAAGAAAAACATTAATTACACCAATAATCGAGAAAAGATTAGCCGAAAAACTAGAACAGGAACGTTTAGAACTTGAATAATATAGATTTCAAATTCTCACATTTGAATATAAACCTAAATAATTATGGAAGCAATTAGACAAATATTATCAGTTGAAAACGATTCTGTAACTATTCTACCTCTTCAAAATGGCAAATCAGAAATTCCAAAATGGCAAATTGATGAAATTAGAAAAAGGACAGAAAACTATTTAAAGGATCCAAATAAGGCTGACGAAATTGATGATTTTTTAAATCAAATTGAAAGTGATTTAAACCTATTTAAATAACATTTTTTAAAATTGAGAAAAGACCTTAAACATATAAAGTTAGATATTAAAAGTGAGAACTTAAATGCTGATTATAAAGATCAAAATTTAAAATCTGAGAGCTTTTTTACAGCAGAAGGAATCGAACTAAAAGAAACCTATTCTGAAAAAGATATTGAGGATTTGGAGTTTCTTGAGTTTGGCGCTGGATTTGCACCAAACCTACGCGGACCTTATGCTACAATGTACGTAAGACGTCCGTGGACAATTCGCCAATATGCAGGATTTTCGACCGCAGAAGAAAGTAATGCTTTTTACAGACGAAATTTAGCTGCGGGACAAAAAGGACTTTCAATTGCTTTTGATTTACCAACACATCGCGGTTATGACTCTGATCATGAAAGAGTTGTTGGTGATGTTGGAAAAGCTGGTGTTGCAATAGATTCTGTCGAAGATATGAAAGTATTGTTCGATCAGATTCCATTAGACGAAATGTCTGTTTCTATGACTATGAATGGTGCGGTTTTACCTATCATGGCATTTTATATTGTTGCAGCTGAGGAACAAGGTGTTGCTATTGGAAAACTCTCAGGAACAATTCAAAATGATATTCTAAAAGAGTTCATGGTTCGTAATACTTATATTTATCCTCCAACGCCTTCGATGAAAATCATTGCAGATATTTTTGAATTTACGAGCAAGAAAATGCCGAAATTTAATTCTATCTCAATTTCCGGATATCATATGCAGGAAGCCGGAGCAACTGCTGATATTGAATTAGCTTATACTTTGGCAGATGGTTTAGAATATATCAGAACCGGACTTTCTACAGGAATGACTATTGACGAGTTTGCTCCTCGCCTTTCTTTCTTTTGGGCAATTGGAATGAATCATTTCATGGAAATTGCTAAAATGCGCGCCGGACGAATGATTTGGGCAAAATTAGTTCAGCAATTTAATCCTAAAAGTGATAAATCTTTAGCTTTAAGAACACATTGTCAAACCAGTGGCTGGAGTTTAACTGAACAAGATCCTTTTAACAATGTAGCCAGAACTTGTATTGAAGCAACTGCGGCAGCTTTTGGAGGAACTCAATCATTACATACTAATGCACTTGATGAAGCAATTGCTTTACCAACAGACTTTTCGGCAAGAATTGCTCGTAATA
This genomic window from Flavobacterium sp. 9 contains:
- the scpA gene encoding methylmalonyl-CoA mutase, translating into MRKDLKHIKLDIKSENLNADYKDQNLKSESFFTAEGIELKETYSEKDIEDLEFLEFGAGFAPNLRGPYATMYVRRPWTIRQYAGFSTAEESNAFYRRNLAAGQKGLSIAFDLPTHRGYDSDHERVVGDVGKAGVAIDSVEDMKVLFDQIPLDEMSVSMTMNGAVLPIMAFYIVAAEEQGVAIGKLSGTIQNDILKEFMVRNTYIYPPTPSMKIIADIFEFTSKKMPKFNSISISGYHMQEAGATADIELAYTLADGLEYIRTGLSTGMTIDEFAPRLSFFWAIGMNHFMEIAKMRAGRMIWAKLVQQFNPKSDKSLALRTHCQTSGWSLTEQDPFNNVARTCIEATAAAFGGTQSLHTNALDEAIALPTDFSARIARNTQIFLQEETKITKTVDPWGGSYYVESLTNKILKSTWKLIEEVEELGGMTKAIEAGIPKLRIEEAAARKQARIDSGQDIIVGVNQFRLEKEDPLHILDVDNQMVRKQQVERLQEIKATRDTEKVNQSLEKLILCAKTGQGNLLEIAIEAARNRATLGEISDALESIFGRFKAQIKSFSGVYSAAIKNDENFEKAKQLADAFAKQEGRRPRIMIAKMGQDGHDRGAKVVATGYADVGFDVDIGPLFQTPAEAAKQAVENDVHILGVSSLAAGHKTLVPQVIEELKKHGREDIMVIVGGVIPAQDYQFLFDAGAVAVFGPGTKISEAAIKILEILID